In Sphingobium amiense, a genomic segment contains:
- a CDS encoding RNA pyrophosphohydrolase, whose product MAATPNEQELAYRPCVGIMLVNMDGRVFVGQRLDNVVEAWQMPQGGIDEGEDARAAAFRELGEETGIASDLVDIIATTKEQHFYDLPPELMGKLWGGKYRGQRQIWFLARFLGTDEDVNIQTPHPEFRAWRWADPDSLPDLIVPFKRKLYRDILQEFRALI is encoded by the coding sequence ATGGCTGCCACGCCGAACGAACAGGAACTTGCATACCGGCCGTGCGTCGGCATCATGCTGGTCAACATGGATGGCAGGGTCTTCGTCGGCCAGCGGCTCGATAATGTCGTCGAGGCGTGGCAGATGCCGCAGGGTGGCATCGACGAGGGTGAGGATGCACGGGCAGCCGCTTTTCGCGAACTGGGCGAGGAAACGGGCATCGCTAGCGATCTGGTGGACATTATCGCGACGACGAAAGAGCAGCATTTTTACGATCTGCCGCCCGAATTGATGGGGAAGCTGTGGGGCGGCAAATATCGCGGCCAGCGGCAGATATGGTTCCTCGCCCGCTTTCTCGGCACCGACGAAGACGTCAATATCCAGACCCCCCATCCCGAATTTCGCGCATGGCGCTGGGCCGATCCCGACTCGCTGCCGGACCTGATCGTCCCGTTCAAGCGCAAGCTCTACCGCGACATTCTGCAGGAATTCAGGGCTTTGATCTGA